A part of Larkinella insperata genomic DNA contains:
- a CDS encoding T9SS type B sorting domain-containing protein, which yields MSLLNTGFSQSCTGVLGDAIINETFGTDVFKPLAPGQTTYRFVSDRCPTDGEYILANSSYCYGTNWHTLTEDHTSGDQNGVMLVVNASYDAGEFYSHSVTGLCSGITYEFSVWVLNLMNPIPENGCNALEPTPLDPNITMRIQRADGSVIKTINTGTIGRSTSPTWLRYAILFTMPENESSVFVKLINNGPGGCGNDLALDDIQFRPCHPVLQIYYDGNTSANLEICENTTYLIKSDLGSGYSQPVYQWQESSDGLSWQHIANATQNTYLLKAVGKEQRYYRLVCTQHPNLPDNQAGHCFSVSNTVTITVRPPGECREPWIYVPDAFTPNHDQVNDVLDIYHDETITFELRIFNRWGSVIFITDTNGARWDGTYLGKPCQEGIYHWKINYTSNNTNTANKALIKTGQVLLMR from the coding sequence ATGAGCCTTTTAAACACCGGTTTCTCCCAATCCTGCACGGGCGTTTTAGGCGATGCCATCATCAACGAAACGTTTGGTACCGACGTTTTTAAACCGTTGGCCCCGGGTCAAACTACCTACCGTTTTGTGTCTGATCGCTGCCCCACGGACGGTGAATACATTCTGGCCAACTCTTCTTACTGTTACGGTACTAACTGGCATACGCTCACGGAAGATCACACCAGCGGTGACCAGAACGGGGTCATGCTTGTCGTGAATGCTTCGTACGATGCGGGGGAGTTTTATAGCCATTCCGTAACGGGATTATGCAGCGGAATCACGTACGAATTTTCCGTCTGGGTGCTGAATTTAATGAATCCGATTCCAGAAAATGGCTGCAATGCCCTGGAACCCACTCCCCTCGACCCCAACATTACCATGCGAATTCAACGGGCGGATGGAAGTGTGATTAAAACGATCAATACAGGAACGATAGGCCGGTCTACTTCACCGACCTGGCTTCGATACGCTATTCTGTTTACAATGCCGGAAAACGAAAGTTCTGTCTTTGTCAAACTCATCAATAATGGTCCCGGTGGTTGCGGCAACGATCTGGCCCTGGATGATATTCAATTCCGCCCCTGTCATCCGGTTCTGCAAATCTATTACGACGGAAATACCAGCGCGAACCTGGAGATTTGCGAGAATACTACTTACCTGATTAAATCAGATCTTGGCTCCGGTTATAGTCAGCCGGTTTACCAGTGGCAGGAGAGCAGCGATGGTTTAAGCTGGCAACATATTGCCAACGCCACCCAGAATACGTACTTGCTGAAAGCAGTCGGTAAGGAGCAACGGTATTACCGATTGGTATGCACGCAGCATCCTAACTTACCGGATAACCAAGCGGGACACTGCTTTTCGGTTTCTAACACCGTAACGATAACGGTCCGTCCTCCTGGCGAATGCCGGGAACCCTGGATTTACGTTCCTGATGCTTTTACGCCCAATCACGATCAGGTAAACGATGTTCTGGACATCTACCACGACGAAACAATTACGTTTGAACTCCGCATATTCAATCGGTGGGGAAGTGTCATTTTTATAACAGATACGAATGGTGCCCGTTGGGATGGAACTTACCTGGGAAAACCCTGTCAGGAAGGCATTTATCACTGGAAGATTAACTATACATCTAACAACACCAATACGGCTAACAAAGCATTGATTAAAACCGGGCAGGTGTTGTTGATGCGTTGA
- a CDS encoding glycosyltransferase family 2 protein, translated as MAERERVDSVPLISLITINYNQAAVTCELLESVRGLNYPRYEVIVVDNASVEDPTERIARGNYPNVKVIVSPENLGFSGGNNLGMKHAQGDYFFFLNNDTEVTPNLLNELLKPFKANPRVGIVCPKIRFYFHPTIIQYAGYHPLSLYTGRTWSIGLGETDRGQYDQGGPTDFAHGAAMMASRRAVEEGGDMDESFFLYYEELDWSMQIQRAGFQIYYQPSALIYHKESISVGKASPMKVYYLTRNRLLFMRRNVGGFPLYVFILYYFCFALTKAALVYAVKGQIAYLKSLTRAISWHFKNKIRRPAKAVLPPVVAIS; from the coding sequence ATGGCAGAAAGAGAACGTGTAGACAGCGTACCGTTGATTTCGCTGATCACCATCAACTACAACCAGGCTGCGGTTACCTGTGAACTTCTGGAATCGGTCCGGGGGTTGAACTACCCTCGTTATGAGGTTATTGTGGTCGATAATGCTTCGGTTGAAGATCCAACTGAGCGCATTGCAAGGGGAAATTATCCGAATGTTAAGGTTATCGTTAGTCCGGAAAATCTCGGCTTTTCGGGCGGCAATAACCTCGGTATGAAACACGCTCAGGGCGATTATTTCTTTTTCCTGAACAACGATACGGAGGTGACACCGAACTTGCTGAACGAACTGCTGAAACCGTTCAAAGCCAACCCCCGGGTTGGAATCGTATGTCCCAAAATCCGGTTTTACTTTCATCCGACAATTATTCAATATGCGGGCTATCACCCTCTGAGTCTGTATACCGGTCGTACCTGGTCAATTGGGCTGGGCGAAACCGATCGGGGACAGTATGATCAGGGCGGCCCGACGGATTTTGCCCACGGTGCGGCCATGATGGCTAGCCGCCGGGCTGTTGAGGAAGGAGGGGATATGGATGAATCGTTCTTTCTATACTACGAAGAACTGGACTGGTCAATGCAGATTCAGCGGGCTGGGTTCCAGATTTACTACCAGCCGTCGGCCCTGATTTATCATAAAGAGTCGATCAGCGTTGGTAAGGCCAGTCCGATGAAAGTTTATTACCTGACGCGCAACCGCTTGCTATTCATGCGAAGAAATGTCGGTGGTTTTCCGTTGTATGTTTTCATCCTGTATTATTTCTGTTTTGCCCTGACCAAAGCGGCTCTTGTGTATGCGGTGAAAGGGCAGATTGCGTACCTCAAATCTTTAACTAGGGCCATCTCCTGGCATTTCAAAAATAAAATTCGCCGGCCTGCAAAAGCCGTTCTCCCGCCCGTCGTTGCGATTTCTTAA
- a CDS encoding glycosyltransferase family 2 protein encodes METFLAVCIGLVLYTYIGYGILVWLLVRIRGRRPVLEVDPAFSPEVTLIIPAYNERLCLAEKVANSFAQHYPADKIKFLFVTEGSTDGSSDFLRATYGSRIALLEGTERRGKVAAMNRAMQQVATPIAIFTDANTILNREAVQNLVRHFQDPKVGAVAGEKRILTNDSESAAGSGEGLYWKYESFLKRMDSDLHTIVGAAGELFAVRTDLYEPVETDTILDDFIISLRIAGRGFRVAYEPDAYAMERPSFSIIDEQKRKIRISAGGFQSIVRLSYLLNVFRYGWLTFEYVSHRVMRWAVAPPCLPLIFLANGWLAVREWLNGSAGGYGWTSLFSLQCLFYAAAWLGYRLEKQNLRWKLLFVPFYFTFMNVCALAGLVRYLKGNQSGTWEKVRRAGEVEFKAP; translated from the coding sequence ATGGAAACCTTTCTGGCTGTCTGCATTGGGCTAGTGTTGTATACGTATATTGGATACGGTATTCTGGTTTGGCTGCTCGTTCGCATTCGCGGACGGCGGCCTGTGCTGGAAGTGGACCCGGCTTTCAGCCCGGAAGTAACGCTGATCATTCCGGCGTACAACGAGCGGCTGTGCCTGGCCGAAAAAGTGGCCAACTCCTTTGCCCAGCATTATCCCGCCGATAAAATCAAGTTTCTGTTCGTTACGGAAGGGTCAACGGATGGTTCATCCGACTTTCTGCGTGCGACTTACGGCTCCAGAATTGCGCTATTGGAAGGAACTGAACGTCGGGGAAAAGTGGCCGCGATGAACCGCGCCATGCAGCAGGTTGCTACACCGATCGCGATTTTTACGGACGCCAACACCATTCTCAATCGCGAGGCCGTTCAGAATCTGGTGCGCCATTTTCAGGACCCGAAGGTCGGTGCGGTAGCGGGCGAAAAACGGATTCTGACCAACGATAGCGAATCAGCAGCTGGTTCGGGGGAAGGGCTTTACTGGAAGTATGAATCGTTCCTGAAGCGGATGGACTCGGACCTTCACACCATTGTCGGGGCGGCTGGCGAACTTTTCGCCGTCCGGACCGACTTGTATGAGCCCGTCGAAACGGATACGATCCTGGACGATTTTATTATCTCGCTGCGCATCGCCGGCCGGGGATTCCGCGTTGCTTATGAACCGGATGCGTATGCGATGGAACGGCCTTCCTTCTCGATAATCGACGAACAGAAGCGCAAAATTCGCATTTCGGCCGGGGGCTTTCAGTCCATTGTCCGGCTGAGCTATCTGTTGAACGTTTTTCGTTACGGCTGGCTGACCTTTGAGTATGTTTCTCACCGGGTTATGCGTTGGGCTGTGGCCCCCCCCTGTTTACCGTTAATTTTTCTGGCTAACGGCTGGCTGGCGGTTCGGGAGTGGTTAAATGGTTCGGCAGGCGGGTATGGCTGGACGAGTTTATTTAGCCTTCAATGTTTATTTTACGCGGCTGCCTGGCTAGGATACCGGTTGGAAAAGCAAAATCTGCGCTGGAAACTTCTGTTTGTGCCATTTTACTTCACCTTCATGAACGTTTGCGCACTGGCCGGACTAGTACGTTATCTGAAAGGAAATCAGTCGGGAACTTGGGAAAAAGTTCGCCGGGCGGGTGAAGTTGAATTTAAAGCGCCGTAA
- a CDS encoding carbohydrate-binding protein has product MLFAQAEYQLVPAKIEAESFSGMSGVQTESTSDVDGGLNVGWIETGDWMNYKINVPTSGLYTLSFRLATWQSDGQLEIRNAAGTVLATVNVPQSGGWQNWETASATISLPAGNQVLQIYDKQGGWNFNWFDMTSRNVPVKVQAEYYENMSGVQSQTSMDAGGGFNVGWIESGDWMDYKIKVPTAGSYAINFRVAKQYGDGKIEVKNASGTVLTTIDVPITDNWQNWTTISGTVTLPAGIQTLRVYALIGDWNFNWFEVKAATPTTVGTSVITFDALPNKTLGEAPFNLVASSNNTQTPITFSSSNSSVISVSNSTGVWKATVVGIGTATITASQAANANFSAAENVTRSVSVYPALMGTKIPIEGKRWYQLNNVANGLEGLFDGNTAAEVNTGYGKMFNNFDAYYPLQPGETMTIESIRFFDGAGTMVDNPVTLSIITDQWERIPIATFTGQEYNTWVGPYPNRPITGDARFQLDVPISNARYLVLNAWWNYPTEIEFYGDYTPTTVPNTPIPQKSVPLKNFLGVNAFEWDFLDGRIPDVIDETRMNAVKTFQGVRHYIDWEKLEASEGKYTYNPTHSGGWNYDAIYERCKAEGIEVLACLKTLPNWMLATYPEDQRDTENVPVRYGSDFSLPASYIDQARVAFQYVARYGYNTNVNPALVSVNPAQRWTGDGINTVKIGMGLIKYIECDNERDKWWKGRKAYQTAREYAANLSAFYDGHKNTMGPGIGVKNADPNIKVVIGGLASAYAGPDYLQGMIDWCKQYRGYKPDGTVNLCWDVINYHLYPDNSNSSQSGMSSRGAAPEVSSAVDVVKDFVEAAHRYSYDMPVWITETGYDANQGSPLKAIPIGNKNEYQTQADWILRTALFYARSGVERVFFYQMYDDNFMNPTQFGSSGLINQNFTRKPAADFIFQTNKILGKYTYKETINTNPIVDRYEYQGKSAYVLVVPDEVGRTAQYTLNLGTAAYAKVYTPKMASDTADMQKLNTSAGKLTLTVTETPMFVIASDQLVTSSNSTTATARLSSVEAPVKSLDASIRVFPNPTADYVTIDFESNSNEPVEINLFNVSHGTQHKRIKSQKTATMYSRKINMTALPAGLYVVEVKQGLERVVRKVIKADK; this is encoded by the coding sequence ATGCTTTTTGCTCAGGCTGAATACCAGCTTGTCCCGGCAAAGATTGAAGCGGAAAGCTTCTCGGGAATGAGTGGTGTTCAAACCGAATCTACGTCGGATGTCGATGGCGGACTTAACGTAGGATGGATTGAAACGGGCGACTGGATGAATTACAAAATAAACGTGCCAACGTCGGGTTTATACACCTTAAGTTTTCGACTGGCCACCTGGCAATCCGATGGACAACTCGAGATCCGCAATGCCGCCGGGACGGTGCTGGCTACGGTAAATGTGCCTCAGTCGGGCGGTTGGCAAAACTGGGAGACTGCCAGTGCGACCATCTCGCTCCCGGCGGGTAACCAGGTTCTGCAAATCTACGATAAGCAGGGCGGCTGGAATTTCAACTGGTTCGACATGACGTCCCGAAACGTTCCCGTTAAGGTTCAGGCCGAATATTACGAAAACATGAGTGGGGTTCAGTCGCAGACTTCAATGGATGCCGGTGGCGGTTTCAACGTGGGGTGGATTGAGTCCGGCGACTGGATGGACTATAAGATTAAGGTGCCTACAGCCGGTTCCTATGCAATCAATTTCCGCGTGGCGAAGCAGTATGGTGACGGAAAAATCGAAGTGAAAAATGCTTCCGGCACCGTCCTGACTACAATTGACGTGCCCATCACAGACAACTGGCAAAATTGGACGACGATCAGCGGAACCGTTACGTTACCCGCCGGTATTCAGACGTTACGGGTTTACGCACTTATTGGCGACTGGAACTTTAACTGGTTTGAAGTTAAGGCTGCTACACCCACTACCGTAGGCACGTCGGTCATCACTTTCGATGCTTTACCCAACAAAACCCTTGGAGAAGCGCCTTTTAATCTGGTAGCCAGCAGCAACAACACCCAGACGCCTATCACATTCTCTTCGTCTAACTCTTCCGTCATTTCCGTATCCAACTCAACCGGTGTGTGGAAAGCAACCGTTGTGGGTATAGGGACAGCCACTATAACGGCTTCCCAGGCAGCGAACGCCAACTTCAGCGCGGCCGAAAACGTAACGCGGTCGGTGTCGGTTTATCCCGCTTTGATGGGTACCAAAATTCCGATTGAAGGCAAACGCTGGTACCAGCTTAACAACGTTGCCAACGGGTTAGAGGGGTTATTCGATGGAAATACCGCTGCGGAAGTGAATACGGGTTACGGCAAGATGTTCAACAACTTTGATGCGTACTATCCGCTGCAGCCGGGCGAAACCATGACCATCGAAAGCATTCGGTTTTTTGACGGCGCCGGAACGATGGTGGATAACCCGGTTACATTGTCGATTATTACCGATCAGTGGGAGCGCATCCCCATCGCTACCTTTACCGGGCAGGAATACAATACCTGGGTGGGACCTTATCCGAACCGGCCTATTACCGGCGACGCCCGCTTCCAGCTGGATGTTCCCATCAGCAACGCCCGGTATCTGGTGCTGAATGCCTGGTGGAACTACCCGACAGAAATAGAATTTTACGGTGATTACACGCCTACTACAGTTCCGAATACGCCCATTCCGCAGAAGTCAGTGCCGTTGAAAAACTTCCTGGGTGTGAATGCATTCGAGTGGGATTTTCTGGATGGCCGGATTCCGGATGTCATTGATGAAACCCGTATGAATGCTGTTAAAACGTTCCAGGGAGTTCGTCACTACATCGACTGGGAAAAGCTGGAAGCCAGCGAAGGGAAGTATACTTACAACCCAACTCACAGCGGGGGCTGGAATTATGACGCGATCTACGAACGCTGCAAAGCCGAGGGAATCGAAGTGCTGGCTTGCTTGAAAACCCTGCCGAACTGGATGCTGGCGACCTATCCGGAAGACCAGCGGGATACGGAAAACGTACCCGTTCGGTACGGCAGCGACTTCAGCCTGCCCGCTTCTTATATCGATCAGGCGCGGGTCGCTTTCCAATACGTTGCCCGGTATGGGTACAATACCAATGTCAATCCGGCGCTGGTTAGTGTTAACCCGGCCCAACGCTGGACCGGCGACGGCATTAATACCGTTAAGATTGGAATGGGCCTGATCAAGTACATTGAATGCGACAACGAGCGGGATAAGTGGTGGAAAGGCCGGAAAGCTTACCAGACCGCCCGCGAGTATGCCGCCAACCTGTCGGCTTTCTACGATGGTCATAAAAACACGATGGGCCCCGGTATCGGTGTGAAAAATGCTGATCCGAACATTAAAGTGGTTATCGGTGGTTTGGCATCGGCCTACGCGGGTCCCGATTACCTGCAGGGCATGATCGACTGGTGTAAGCAGTACCGTGGTTACAAACCCGACGGAACCGTCAATCTGTGCTGGGATGTGATCAACTACCACCTGTATCCCGATAATTCTAACTCGTCGCAGAGCGGTATGTCGAGCCGGGGTGCCGCGCCGGAAGTTTCATCAGCGGTTGATGTGGTAAAGGACTTTGTGGAAGCCGCTCACCGGTATTCATACGATATGCCGGTCTGGATTACCGAAACCGGGTATGATGCCAACCAGGGCAGCCCGTTGAAAGCCATCCCGATTGGCAACAAAAATGAATACCAGACCCAGGCTGACTGGATTTTACGGACGGCGTTGTTTTACGCTCGCTCGGGTGTTGAACGGGTTTTCTTCTACCAGATGTACGATGATAACTTTATGAACCCAACGCAATTTGGTTCATCCGGTCTGATCAATCAGAACTTTACCCGTAAGCCAGCCGCTGACTTTATTTTCCAGACCAACAAGATTCTTGGAAAATACACCTATAAAGAAACGATCAATACCAACCCGATTGTCGATCGCTACGAGTATCAGGGTAAGTCGGCGTATGTGCTGGTGGTGCCTGATGAAGTGGGCCGGACGGCGCAGTACACCCTGAATTTGGGAACGGCGGCTTACGCCAAGGTATATACGCCCAAAATGGCCAGTGACACGGCCGACATGCAGAAGCTCAACACCTCGGCCGGCAAGCTGACGCTGACGGTTACCGAAACGCCGATGTTTGTGATTGCATCCGATCAGTTGGTTACGTCATCCAATTCAACGACGGCAACGGCCCGGCTGTCGTCGGTCGAGGCACCGGTTAAATCCCTCGATGCATCCATTCGGGTATTTCCTAACCCGACGGCCGATTATGTTACTATTGATTTCGAAAGCAATAGTAATGAGCCGGTGGAAATCAATCTGTTCAACGTTAGCCACGGAACGCAGCACAAGCGTATCAAGTCCCAGAAGACTGCTACGATGTATTCACGGAAGATTAATATGACCGCGCTTCCAGCCGGGTTGTATGTTGTTGAAGTGAAGCAGGGGTTGGAGCGGGTCGTACGGAAAGTGATAAAAGCCGACAAATAG
- a CDS encoding PKD domain-containing protein, whose product MNKLSFLITRVIVLITLISYTVSCQPDITPRPVADFTLERVSGSAGKIKLTNKSLHSERYQWTFGDGRASTEESPEIEYTTDGTYTITLTAKNGVGQDQVSNSVDITGLVKIAVAAFDFTFVNGSANRVQFTNKSTNADRYQWLFGDGQSSTDASPLIEFKSNGVVSAQLTARNGNSADVITKSVYISEIPTTGSIMFWTNGSGDGSDIEVYVANAMQGLVNTYQSSGTPTTCGQEGNVTYRNVEGTYGYYARSKSRTWSGTVTIKNGECRTKLLPQ is encoded by the coding sequence ATGAATAAGTTAAGTTTTCTGATTACCCGTGTTATCGTTCTGATTACACTTATTTCCTACACGGTTAGCTGTCAGCCGGATATCACTCCCCGGCCCGTTGCGGATTTCACGTTAGAACGGGTTTCGGGTTCGGCAGGTAAAATTAAATTAACCAATAAATCCCTGCACTCCGAACGGTATCAGTGGACGTTTGGCGACGGCCGGGCGTCGACTGAAGAATCACCGGAAATTGAATACACAACTGACGGCACATATACCATTACGTTGACTGCCAAAAACGGTGTTGGACAGGATCAGGTTTCCAATAGTGTCGACATCACTGGCCTGGTTAAAATCGCCGTGGCGGCTTTTGATTTTACCTTCGTGAACGGTTCGGCCAACCGGGTTCAGTTTACCAATAAATCAACAAATGCGGACCGGTATCAATGGCTGTTTGGTGATGGCCAATCATCCACCGACGCGAGTCCGCTTATCGAGTTTAAAAGCAACGGTGTGGTTTCGGCCCAGTTGACGGCCCGAAATGGCAACAGCGCCGATGTTATCACGAAAAGCGTTTACATCTCCGAAATACCCACAACCGGCAGCATTATGTTCTGGACCAACGGCTCCGGCGACGGTAGCGATATCGAAGTGTACGTTGCCAATGCCATGCAGGGTCTTGTCAACACCTATCAGTCGTCCGGAACACCGACAACGTGTGGGCAGGAAGGCAACGTAACCTACCGGAATGTGGAGGGGACTTACGGCTATTACGCGCGTTCCAAAAGCCGCACCTGGTCGGGCACGGTTACGATAAAAAACGGCGAATGCCGCACGAAATTATTACCGCAATAA
- a CDS encoding glycosyltransferase family 2 protein, translating to MSSSSTHFPGVTLLVTHYNRSSSLERLLKTFKELNCTFDDVVVSDDGSKPEHLNVLRKLESEYNFRLITTPKNRGLANNLNKGQEAVKTPYTLYVQEDFIPKPAFATHFKNALDMMNDDKQLDIVRFYAYFSYPYLKPYKNGFSKMLYKPWYGDYTKIYYYSDHPHLRRSNFLDKFGRYVEGIKSDKTEYRMCVSFIKNNGKGLFLTDFNAMFEQKNSENEPSTVTRSNWRHQDSNFFVVWGRALYRQIKYNFDLNF from the coding sequence ATGAGCTCTTCATCTACGCATTTTCCGGGTGTTACCCTCCTGGTAACCCATTATAATCGCAGCAGTTCATTGGAGCGTTTATTGAAAACGTTTAAGGAATTAAACTGCACGTTTGACGACGTTGTTGTTTCGGATGATGGCAGCAAACCTGAACATTTAAACGTCCTTCGAAAGTTGGAATCCGAGTATAACTTTCGGTTGATTACTACACCGAAAAACAGGGGCTTGGCCAACAACCTCAACAAAGGGCAGGAGGCCGTAAAGACACCTTATACGCTATACGTCCAGGAAGACTTCATTCCCAAACCAGCCTTTGCAACGCATTTTAAAAATGCACTGGACATGATGAATGACGATAAGCAACTGGACATTGTGCGGTTTTACGCTTACTTCTCCTATCCGTATTTAAAGCCCTACAAAAATGGCTTTTCAAAAATGTTGTATAAACCCTGGTACGGCGATTATACAAAGATTTATTATTATAGCGACCATCCGCATTTAAGACGCAGCAATTTTTTAGATAAATTCGGTCGGTATGTGGAAGGAATAAAGTCCGACAAAACGGAGTATCGGATGTGCGTCTCCTTCATTAAAAACAACGGAAAAGGCTTATTCCTGACGGACTTCAACGCGATGTTCGAACAGAAAAACTCGGAGAATGAACCCAGCACGGTAACCCGTAGTAACTGGCGCCATCAGGACAGCAATTTCTTTGTTGTCTGGGGACGTGCCTTGTACCGGCAGATTAAATACAACTTTGATTTGAATTTTTAA
- a CDS encoding glycosyltransferase family 2 protein, whose protein sequence is MENYFPGVTLLVTHYNRSGSLERLLQTFSELNCRFDDIVVSDDGSKPEHLNAIKALNKKYGFQLITTPKNKGLGNNINKGQDAVKTPYTLYVQEDFVPQPAFATHFKDALDFMNQEKDLDLIRFYAYFPYPYLEPYGRGFSRMVYKHSPWYSNHLKFYFYSDHPHLRRSNFLQKFGRYAEGIHSDKTEYKMCLSVIQKKGKGLFFNELTTMFDQKNSNSEPSTLNRADWRESSNPAFLFLRWWYLKYRLLKNTFELATLKD, encoded by the coding sequence ATGGAAAACTATTTCCCGGGTGTAACCTTACTGGTTACGCATTATAATCGAAGCGGTTCTCTGGAACGGTTATTACAGACATTTAGTGAATTAAATTGCCGTTTCGATGATATTGTCGTCTCGGACGATGGCAGCAAACCCGAGCACTTAAACGCCATCAAGGCGTTAAACAAGAAGTACGGTTTTCAACTCATTACGACGCCAAAGAACAAAGGCTTAGGCAATAACATTAACAAAGGTCAGGACGCCGTTAAAACTCCGTATACACTGTACGTGCAGGAAGACTTTGTACCCCAGCCAGCGTTTGCAACGCATTTTAAAGATGCCCTTGATTTCATGAACCAGGAGAAAGACCTGGATCTCATTCGATTTTATGCGTACTTCCCGTATCCCTACCTGGAGCCTTACGGAAGAGGATTTTCGCGGATGGTCTATAAACATTCGCCCTGGTACTCCAATCATTTGAAGTTCTATTTCTACAGCGATCACCCCCATCTAAGGCGGAGCAACTTCCTGCAGAAGTTCGGGCGTTATGCAGAGGGAATCCATTCGGACAAGACAGAGTATAAAATGTGTCTTTCTGTCATTCAGAAGAAGGGAAAAGGACTCTTCTTCAATGAATTAACAACCATGTTCGATCAGAAGAACTCAAATTCAGAACCCAGTACCTTAAATCGGGCCGACTGGCGGGAAAGCAGTAATCCAGCTTTTCTGTTCTTACGCTGGTGGTATTTAAAATACCGTTTGCTTAAAAATACATTCGAACTAGCGACCCTGAAAGATTAA
- a CDS encoding glycosyltransferase family 2 protein, whose translation MSNLLLPNWLSKHLFVYRPDNLATEQLHDLRKRLAKFNVEKPEVSIVIPAYNEEANLLHTLSSLADQNLTRPTELLVVNNNSADRTQELLDRCGVRSITERRPGVAFARQAGLEAARGIYMANADADCLYPAGWVEAITKPLHDPAIACAYGLYAFLPSQNSSRLALMGYEKIAQLVNSIRNRDKLFMNVYGFNFAFRRADALAVGGFALDSGREGSVAELVAAGIKPPPSGKCEDGWMSLSLQQQGKGRTVRVTDPAARVWTSDRRLLADGSLGKAFTTRVWQAVRGLTLPFSASGSTPS comes from the coding sequence GTGAGCAATCTTCTCTTACCCAACTGGCTTTCTAAACATTTATTTGTTTACCGTCCGGACAACCTTGCCACGGAACAACTGCACGATTTACGCAAACGGTTGGCCAAATTCAATGTTGAAAAACCGGAGGTTTCCATTGTCATTCCGGCGTATAACGAAGAAGCCAATTTACTGCATACCTTGTCGTCGCTGGCCGATCAGAACCTGACGCGACCGACAGAACTTCTGGTGGTCAACAACAACTCAGCGGATCGCACCCAGGAGCTTCTTGACCGGTGCGGAGTACGCTCGATCACTGAGCGACGCCCCGGTGTGGCTTTTGCCCGCCAGGCCGGTCTGGAAGCGGCCCGTGGAATCTACATGGCCAATGCCGATGCCGACTGTCTTTATCCGGCAGGTTGGGTTGAAGCCATCACCAAGCCGTTGCACGATCCGGCGATTGCCTGCGCATACGGTTTGTACGCGTTTTTGCCGAGCCAAAACTCGTCCCGGCTGGCGCTGATGGGATACGAAAAAATAGCTCAACTGGTCAACAGCATTCGTAACCGCGACAAGCTCTTCATGAACGTCTACGGTTTCAATTTCGCTTTCCGTCGGGCGGACGCCCTTGCGGTAGGCGGCTTTGCCCTGGATAGCGGCCGTGAAGGGTCGGTTGCCGAGCTGGTAGCCGCCGGCATCAAACCACCCCCTTCCGGCAAGTGTGAAGATGGCTGGATGTCGCTCTCGCTGCAACAGCAAGGCAAGGGCCGCACGGTTCGGGTAACCGATCCAGCCGCGCGGGTCTGGACGAGCGACCGGCGACTGCTGGCCGACGGCAGTCTCGGCAAGGCTTTCACCACGCGCGTCTGGCAGGCGGTCCGGGGGCTGACGTTGCCCTTTTCCGCGTCCGGTTCAACCCCGTCCTAA